aaattttcaTTATAACCTTTTTATTGGAGTCAAAGATCTCATAATGAGAACCCACAAACATACAAAATACATACCTTGTTGCATATTTTGGTTGGCTGGTGGGTTGGCTGGCTCATCAGTTTTAGAATTTTCTCCAAGGTTTTTTCAGTGATGATGTAACCATCTTCAGAACACTCCTTCTACTTTTTGGTAGATCAGTAGCCTCCATGGTGTGTGTCACTTTCAATTTTTAACTCTTCTGCAGTACCCATGTTCTTGGCTTTCTcgtaatttttaaaatctcaggaATTTATTTAAGGAATAAGCTCAGTGGCAGATGAAATAAGTGTGAATGAAAAGTTGCACAAACATGTACCTGTGTCTGAGACATGATTAGGTCACAAGCCTTCCAGCCTGCTTAAtcttcctcctgccctgagtCAATTTACACCAGCCTTCcacatgtgtatgtgtgtgtatagaTATTGTATTTCAATTTACACCAGCCTTCcacatgtgtatgtgtgtgtatagaTATATGCAGAAGTACATGCCTGTATGGGATGCATAGGTGAAAAAACTATTTACCAAATGATAAAAGAGTAAACTGTAGATGCAATTAGCTTGTTAACTGAATTGGGCAAATATTTGACGATGCAGAGAAcagagaatttttaaagtttataaaACCTTACCTTCAAAATCAAATAGACACCAAGAAGAAtcaacctaatttttttttattctttcagggtgatgagacaaaataaaattagctCCCTAgatgaaaacagcttttcttctctccaaatGTTAGATGAATTGTGAGTAAATTTGTTCTCTTATTTGTACAATGCACACAGTTTTGTGATTTATATTAGAAATATCATTCATCATAAATTCTATTTCATATAACATGCTCTGGAGATGGCATCCTTCctcaggatattttaaaaatatatatattgaataggaaagaaataatCAATAAAATACATAATCTGTATCAAACATGTTGGGGCTTTTCTAACATTATGTTTCCTGAATAGAATAATATTAATTATCCTTTTATCATTACAATCCAGGTGCATGTATGCCTTCAGTGTCTTTTAGACCAGTTTGACACTTTTGGTTGGACTGAGACCTTTATTCTGCTGTTATTAGGATTTCTGCACAGTGAAAGTAAGGTGAAAGGTAGagattaaaaaagcaaagatgtGCTGTTTACCCCATTTGGAAGAATTGCCATCATGAAACAATATGTTTAATAAACTTGTAAGCTTCTACAAGCCAAATTAATagtattttactttctttttgatggaaataaaataacaataaattgTGTATCAATGGTATGTCTGAACTAATGAGACAAAGCAAGATCTGATAGATCTAGTTTCCAACCTTGTTTTAACACCATTCTTTTATAGTCCAGATTTTTGATAGCctataaaataaatagtatCCTATTTCGCAAATAAAATTGTGTATATTGAAACTGCAAAATTATTCAGTAAAGTAGTAAAAACTTACTGTAACCtgtgtgtttctgcagagaTTTGGCTAGCAACAAGATTGAATCACTTCCTCCATATATATTTAAGGAACTAAAGGAGCTTTCACAACTGTAAGGATTCTTGTTTATTATTAAACATAACTATATATTCCTCATTTGGTATGATGCTTTCAGTCATATGTGtcaggaaagagaagagcaCTTTTGTTTGTATGCATCATTTAAGCTCTGCctaaaaacacaccaaaaacaATTCTATATAGCATTTTGTCcagaattattttgtaaaaGGTGTGCATTTTCATGTCCCGAAAGATAGCATGTTCAAATTCCACTTTTTCCTAGATCTTGTTAGTACATACAAGATGAGCTATGCTAGATACATCATGAGAAATCAATAATTTCATGGGAACCCTTAACATGATATCAGGATTTAACAATAGAAGTAGATTGACTTTGGGTTTGCAACAAGTTGTAAGGAATGTGGCCAAAGATACTTTTGTTGTGTTTACAGGAACCTTTCTTACAACCCCatcaagaaaatacaaatagaCCAGTTTGATTTTCTAATTAAACTCAAATCCCTGTAAGTATcaagtttttatattttagttaTATTCTCTTTGTGATACTGCACATCTTCCTCAGTAGGACATGATCCAGAATATGTTTTGTAAGAAGTTGCCCCTGAAGAGTTTAGGGGATGTTTTCACAGGTGCACTAACACAGCAGCTCTAACTTGAattctgccagcagagctcctctTAAAATTCTGAGATAGTGCAGCAACAATCTTGCAAATCTGCAGCAGATTTAAGTATATCTTCACAGGTCGCTTCACATCTGAAGTAACCAGCTTGGTGTATAGCACAGCATTGGTTCTTGTCAGGCATCACTtcaaaatcatagaatagtttgttttggaagtgaccttaaatGTCCTCTAGTTCAACTCACCTGCgatgagcagggacactttcaactagatcaggttgctcagagctctgtccagcctgaccaGGAatgttcccagggatggatATCTATCACCTCTTTAGACCACctattccagtgtttcaccaccttttaataaaaaatttattcctaatattcTAAATCTAACATTTTTTGAAACAACTACCCCTTGTCCTAGTGTAACAGGCCTTACTAAAGATGATTGAGGAGAttaaaaaacagatgttttcttGGACAGAAGTGCAGTAGGAGTTTATGATTTCACCTGATATGATTATGAGTGAGCTGTAGCCAGCAGTACACATACCTTTGTTTATCAGACCAGCTTCCTCACAGTGACTGGAATCCCCTGGCCAAATTCAACTAAATTTGGTAAATGACTAATGAGCTGAAAATACTAAACCTTTATAAGTGTCATGAAAATaagcagctgagcacagaaaataataacCAATTACCTACTTAACAGCCAAACTACAGCattattttatccttttatcTATTATTAATGCCGAAGAACTCATAAAACTCAGTAATCATGGCCTTCCAcattttttagttaaaaaacTGTTAAATGTTGAGATAAATCAATAGGCAACTGTATTTTGGCAGTTTGTAGAACACCAGTTCCCTCTTCATCTGttcaaaacagtaaaaataactgGGGAAAGCACTCCCTAGGATTCATTAacttaaataaaattagcaCACTTCCATGTTGGGGCTTTCTCATGTCTGCCAGCAAAACTGCCCAAGAGCCCACATCAACTAACCAGTAAGCCTGCACTTTCCTCCAATTTTGCCAAAATGTGTTCAGAACTCACCTGAGTATTAAAATCTTTGAACAATAAATTCAAATAAGGCTCCCCACAAGGAGAACCAAAGACCCCTCACCAGTTGCACATCCAATCAGAAATGGGATGGACTATAAGAATACAGAACCTGAAGTTCTAAAATAACTTCTTACAGAGTTAAAGTTTATTGATCTAGCACAACAGGGGAAAATATATTGCTGCATtcatatatgtatgtgtgtatatatatgtaaattttaaaataaggaatcCCACCTCTGTGTCACCAAAATAGCCAGCATGTTTTCTTACATGCTGTGTTCTGTGTCCCAGCTTCCTGCTGTTTTTGACCTAATGAAGACCAAATTCTTGGATTGATTTGTTTGTCCAGTAAAGCACTCCCCAGGATAAACGAAAGAAGATATGTGCAAAAGTGTTACTACTAGAACAAGTTATTATTTCCCCAGAGATGATGAAAGAACATCAGTAGAACAGTACTTTGAAAGGGTATTCATGAATTCTCATGACTGAGAGCAGCACTAAGAATTTTCTTTATGAATCTGGAAGAACAGtgaattcattaaaattatttgcaattcaTTTTTGTTCCAGATTTTATGCAGACTTTTTGGTCAAGTTTCAAAGGGTTGAAACTTGATTAGATGCAATTAAAGTTCTTCTCTAACTTTCTATAATCGTAAAATCACAACTAAATGCTCATAAAATTTCGTTTTTTACTGCTGAGTTTCTGTGGTCttttactgagaaaaatatttttacagcagCTTGGAGGGCATTGAAATTGCAAACATCCAGAGGAGAATGTTCAGACCCCTGAGAAACCTTTCCCACATGtaagtaaattattttagaaagttttccttctttggCCTGAATTTTACAATTATGGAATATTGGATAATTGAAAACAAAGGTGTATGAGAAGCATCATGTGAGCAGTTGTCGAATTTTGACaacttttgatttatttttctgttttcagaatatGATTTCTAAATAGTTACTATATAGTTTGGATATTCTGACAACCATTCTAGAATGATCTCTCATCTGTTTCTCACAACcagatattttaagaaattccAGTACTGTGGGTATGCTCCTCATGTGCGCAGCTGCAAACCCAACACTGATGGGATTTCCTCCCTCGAGAATCTTTTAGCTAGCATCATACAGAGAGTGTTTGTCTGGGTTGTATCTGCCATTACCTGCtttggaaacatttttgttATCTGCATGAGGCCTTACATCAGATCAGAGAACAAGCTGCATGCCATCTCCATAGTATCTCTCTGCTGTGAGTACTACATACCTAGAATATCTTTTCAGTCTGCTCATAGTGTGTATGATATTTGTTATTATAGTATAGCGACTTATTTCCAGCATTGGATTAACTCTACTTTCATGATGctgcaaatgaaaacacaaaatgctgTGGCTTATATGCCAGGAGATCCCATTAAATGCTGCCTTTGGCAGCTGGGACATTCCAAAGATTTCATGTTTGATTTTCATGCTGTGGGGATTCTGTCAAATTCCCACTTTcttcagcaaaaagaaataaaattccacTATTTCAAATGCCCACAAACCTATATTTTACTATGCATTTCTCAGTAAGTAGCAATTTCTGCATGTAATTATTGTGTTCAAATATTCTATTATTTGCACAAACAAAAGGATGTTTTTGCAAATATGGGAAATTAATCTATCCTAGCTCCCCAATATTTGGAATTGGGACGagtttttataattttagtCCTGAAAGCTAGACAAGTTTATGTATGAACTGTATGGCAGTACAATCACTATAGTCCTGAGTCTCTCAATATAGGAGAGTCTATAAGGATTGCACAAGTGCAATTAGATGCATTTTGAAAGGCAGTTGTcaacattttataaaattattgcaACATTTCTAAATACAGCATGTCAATGACTTTGAAACTTTGTTTTTCCCATAGAAACAATCTGAATACTATATAAAAGTTTTAGCAAAATACCCAAGAACCCTTCAGTTCTGTGTTGACAGGTCATCTCGCCTTGCTAATCTTAGAAGACTATGCACATGAGTTTTAAACTAGCATAAggtggaaaaaacaaacttccaATCCAGAAGAGATGGCCTACTCCAAGAAACTTATCTTAAGCCAAATGttaatatagaaataaataaagaaataagaCCTAATAAAAAAGGGTCGcaagaacatttttataaataaagctgtgtatttttctgttttcaaacaaaTCTTACCAGAGCTTTAAAAAACGGAAACAAGTATGAAACTCGGACTGTCAGTccaaatcaaaaggaaaaaaaaaaaaggaaaaattaatataaaattatactTCATTAATTGTAATTCATAGTAGCATTGCAGCTGTAATATTGATTTTATACCTACATATTAGCTAATTTGTAAGTAGatacttttatatatatgtatgtgtatgtgtgtctgTTTTCCAATATACATATACAGAGAGAATGGGAAATTCAGATGTGTAAATAATGATGTTAAGCACTGTGCCCACAGGTGCTGACTGTCTGATgggaatatatttatttgtgatTGGAGCTTTTGATCTTAAATATCGTGGAGAATACAACAAGCACGCTCAGTTGTGGATGGACAGTATTCACTGTCAATTGGTTGGATCGCTGGCTATTCTGTCTACAGAGGTGTCAGTCTTACTGTTGACTTATCTGACTTTGGAAAAATACATCTGCATAGTTTATCCTTTTAGGTGTTTGAAGCCCAGAAAATGCAGGACAATTTCCATTTTGGTTCTTATCTGGATAATCGGGTTTGCTGTTGCTTTTATCCCACTGAGCAACAAGGAATTTTTCAGGAACTACTACGGCACCAATGGCGtctgttttcctcttcactCAGAACAATCAGAAAGTTCAGGAAGTCAGATTTATTCTGTTGTGATTTTCTTAGGTAAGTTGCATTTCTTCTTCATGTATTACTAGAGCTGCAAATGAACCAAGTTTTCAAACAAATAAGATGTCTGTGATGTTCACGCCTCCTTGGATTTAGATGCTCCAGCAAgaatttaaagattattttcaatataaataCTGTATTGGATGTGTACCTACTTACCTTAAAATGCATGAAGGACTGAGACAGTAGAAGTAAATACTGGCCATTGTGTTCTTGAATTAATAAACTATGTTAGGGAAATAGAGCAATGGTAAGGCAAGAGAAGAACTATTTAGTTTTAATCAGATGGCGGTCATTTGCCAGTTATCAGTGAATAAAATGAATACCTGAATAGAGGCAAAAAATCAGTCTTTAGATGAAGACATTTTCTGGCCACTTAATTTCATGGGACTAGcagtttagattaaatattCCTCTTTATTACCCAGACTGCAAATAGGTGATGTAGAATTGACATTATGATTTTAAGgtataattaattttaacttttaaacaGGTGTAAACTTGGCAGCTTTTATCATCATTGTGTTTTCCTATGGGAGTATGTTCTACAGTGTTCACCAGACAGCTATTATGGCTACTGAAATTCGGAatcatattaaaaaagagaTGATCCTTGCAAAAcgttttttcttcattgtattTACTGATGCACTATGTTGGatacctatttttattttgaaactcCTTTCTTTACTTCGAGTAGAAATACCAGGTATGTCCTTCCTTTTATGAGGTTGTTTCAACAGTGCCTGCATGAAGTGTTTCTTctacttcagaagaaaaataatttaatgaaattaacTATATTGCTGCAATTAACTTCATGTcctatatctatatatgtgtatacacaATATAATGAACTATATAGTTTTGCTAGTTAATTGAACTGTATTACTATAATCATGAAAGATTACTATCTTTGAGTTATATAAAGAATTCCAAAATTCAAATCATTCAAGTCATTCTGCTTATACTATCTTTAAAgtacaaaatatatttgaatatcAAGGCTGAGtttctttggtattttttatattaaaaaaattggcATTTCTCATCTTAGGacttttgctggttttattgCCTAAATGTCTCAGGAAAATATAGTGTTGTCTATCTTGATTTAATAGTGTAACTTATTctgaaataactttattttacAAGCTGGTAGTTAAGGTTCAACTCCTTAAGTTACATAAAGCTCTGTTTATCTTCTTCATGCTGTGAATCTATTCCCATGTAAAAATAGTGTAACATAAAAGACTGAAATTGCaccttaattttttccttctctttgcaaTAACAGTAGATGCCAGGAAAAAAGCCTCCTCATGTGGGGCTTGTAAACCGTGTTAGAAAGGACATGTGAGCATAAACGGAACAATCAGCAACAGCAGATTCAGACTCAGTGTACAGATATATGCCACAATAATTCATTGGcaagaaaatgttttagctCAGATGATTTTGCCTTACGCATTGACCAGAAGAGTTGGGAGTTGAGATTTTCAAAGATTGGATTTGTGTCTCAAACGTCTGGAAGTTATGCTGATTATGTAAaatattcagttattttaaatattttaaaactcttctTCAAGAAGCTATCAAAACCACCTAtgatatttgaaagaaaatattgtgaaaaGTAGAAGCAGGTGTGTTATAAGTCAAGAAACCTTGaagaaatcttaattttcaaattaattttcttaatttcaaattaatgcTCTGTGATAGATGACCCAGATATAACAGTAATTACTCATTTCACGAAGCTAAAGACACGAGAACCAGCTGTCCGAATTGACACAAATTGTAAAACCTCGTTTGATAGCCTTTGCTTTTTGTCGGTGATGCGTTGTGACAGTTTTAGAACTAAGTACCTGCTTGATTCCAAATAGTCAATGTGATGGGCGTCAACAGGAATGTCTTGATATTGCGACAAAGTTGGGAGAGGGGCTTGGAGGGGTGTCCCTGAATGAGAGAGCCAATTAAGTGTTTTGTGCCTCTTGGGACAGTTCTGTAACAGTTTCATAAGTCAAACACTGCAACAGAGGGCACACACTGACATCTTTCAGCACTTTAATCCTGTCCCTCAGGTAACTTATCTCCCAAACAGTAAAGGATGAGAAAGGGATGCCGTAAAAATTAACAGACTGACATAGGCAGACAATGAACACAGAAACTCTTACCaacaggaaaataaggaaattagGAGGATGTATACAATGTTCTTTTTCAGGGGGAGGAATGGAGAAGTCCTGGTGCAGAGGAGAAAACCAGGCTCTGAGGGGATATGGGGAATAGACGATAGTTTTGCAGGAGGACAGAACATTAAGGGCATCATCAGGACTGTATGCCATTAGTCCTGGGAAGAGGATGGGGATCAGAGATCACAGGAAGAGATAAGGAGCAAAGCAGAGACAAAAGGTTTTGGGGCAAGAAAAAGGGGCTCAGCCAGAACAAGTCTGTCAGGACAAATAGGAAGCTATGGCATAGGAAAGAAGGATAAATGGAACTACAGGGAGAATAATAAACGTCAGCTTTTGCAGGGAATACTGGAAACAGAGGGAGATANNNNNNNNNNNNNNNNNNNNNNNNNNNNNNNNNNNNNNNNNNNNNNNNNNNNNNNNNNNNNNNNNNNNNNNNNNNNNNNNNNNNNNNNNNNNNNNNNNNNNNNNNNNNNNNNNNNNNNNNNNNNNNNNNNNNNNNNNNNNNNNNNNNNNNNNNNNNNNNNNNNNNNNNNNNNNNNNNNNNNNNNNNNNNNNNNNNNNNNNNNNNNNNNNNNNNNNNNNNNNNNNNNNNNNNNNNNNNNNNNNNNNNNNNNNNNNNNNNNNNNNNNNNNNNNNNNNNNNNNNNNNNNNNNNNNNNNNNNNNNNNNNNNNNNNNNNNNNNNNNNNNNNNNNNNNNNNNNNNNNNNNNNNNNNNNNNNNNNNNNNNNNNNNNNNNNNNNNNNNNNNNNNNNNNNNNNNNNNNNNNNNNNNNNNNNNNNNNNNNNNNNNNNNNNNNNNNNNNNNNNNNNNNNNNNNNNNNNNNNNNNNNNNNNNNNNNNNNNNNNNNNNNNNNNNNNNNNNNNNNNNNNNNNNNNNNNNNNNNNNNNNNNNNNNNNNNNNNNNNNNNNNNNNNNNNNNNNNNNNNNNNNNNNNNNNNNNNNNNNNNNNNNNNNNNNNNNNNNNNNNNNNNNNNNNNNNNNNNNNNNNNNNNNNNNNNNNNNNNNNNNNNNNNNNNNNNNNNNNNNNNNNNNNNNNNNNNNNNNNNNNNNNNNNNNNNNNNNNNNNNNNNNNNNNNNNNNNNNNNNNNNNNNNNNNNNNNNNNNNNNNNNNNNNNNNNNNNNNNNNNNNNNNNNNNNNNNNNNNNNNNNNNNNNNNNNNNNNNNNNNNNNNNNNNNNNNNNNNNNNNNNNNNNNNNNNNNNNNNNNNNNNNNNNNNNNNNNNNNNNNNNNNNNNNNNNNNNNNNNNNNNNNNNNNNNNNNNNNNNNNNNNNNNNNNNNNNNNNNNNNNNNNNNNNNNNNNNNNNNNNNNNNNNNNNNNNNNNNNNNNNNNNNNNNNNNNNNNNNNNNNNNNNNNNNNNNNNNNNNNNNNNNNNNNNNNNNNNNNNNNNNNNNNNNNNNNNNNNNNNNNNNNNNNNNNNNNNNNNNNNNNNNNNNNNNNNNNNNNNNNNNNNNNNNNNNNNNNNNNNNNNNNNNNNNNNNNNNNNNNNNNNNNNNNNNNNNNNNNNNNNNNNNNNNNNNNNNNNNNNNNNNNNNNNNNNNNNNNNNNNNNNNNNNNNNNNNNNNNNNNNNNNNNNNNNNNNNNNNNNNNNNNNNNNNNNNNNNNNNNNNNNNNNNNNNNNNNNNNNNNNNNNNNNNNNNNNNNNNNNNNNNNNNNNNNNNNNNNNNNNNNNNNNNNNNNNNNNNNNNNNNNNNNNNNNNNNNNNNNNNNNNNNNNNNNNNNNNNNNNNNNNNNNNNNNNNNNNNNNNNNNNNNNNNNNNNNNNNNNNNNNNNNNNNNNNNNNNNNNNNNNNNNNNNNNNNNNNNNNNNNNNNNNNNNNNNNNNNNNNNNNNNNNNNNNNNNNNNNNNNNNNNNNNNNNNNNNNNNNNNNNNNNNNNNNNNNNNNNNNNNNNNNNNNNNNNNNNNNNNNNNNNNNNNNNNNNNNNNNNNNNNNNNNNNNNNNNNNNNNNNNNNNNNNNNNNNNNNNNNNNNNNNNNNNNNNNNNNNNNNNNNNNNNNNNNNNNNNNNNNNNNNNNNNNNNNNNNNNNNNNNNNNNNNNNNNNNNNNNNNNNNNNNNNNNNNNNNNNNNNNNNNNNNNNNNNNNNNNNNNNNNNNNNNNNNNNNNNNNNNNNNNNNNNNNNNNNNNNNNNNNNNNNNNNNNNNNNNNNNNNNNNNNNNNNNNNNNNNNNNNNNNNNNNNNNNNNNNNNNNNNNNNNNNNNNNNNNNNNNNNNNNNNNNNNNNNNNNNNNNNNNNNNNNNNNNNNNNNNNNNNNNNNNNNNNNNNNNNNNNNNNNNNNNNNNNNNNNNNNNNNNNNNNNNNNNNNNNNNNNNNNNNNNNNNNNNNNNNNNNNNNNNNNNNNNNNNNNNNNNNNNNNNNNNNNNNNNNNNNNNNNNNNNNNNNNNNNNNNNNNNNNNNNNNNNNNNNNNNNNNNNNNNNNNNNNNNNNNNNNNNNNNNNNNNNNNNNNNNNNNNNNNNNNNNNNNNNNNNNNNNNNNNNNNNNNNNNNNNNNNNNNNNNNNNNNNNNNNNNNNNNNNNNNNNNNNNNNNNNNNNNNNNNNNNNNNNNNNNNNNNNNNNNNNNNNNNNNNNNNNNNNNNNNNNNNNNNNNNNNNNNNNNNNNNNNNNNNNNNNNNNNNNNNNNNNNNNNNNNNNNNNNNNNNNNNNNNNNNNNNNNNNNNNNNNNNNNNNNNNNNNNNNNNNNNNNNNNNNNNNNNNNNNNNNNNNNNNNNNNNNNNNNNNNNNNNNNNNNNNNNNNNNNNNNNNNNNNNNNNNNNNNNNNNNNNNNNNNNNNNNNNNNNNNNNNNNNNNNNNNNNNNNNNNNNNNNNNNNNNNNNNNNNNNNNNNNNNNNNNNNNNNNNNNNNNNNNNNNNNNNNNNNNNNNNNNNNNNNNNNNNNNNNNNNNNNNNNNNNNNNNNNNNNNNNNNNNNNNNNNNNNNNNNNNNNNNNNNNNNNNNNNNNNNNNNNNNNNNNNNNNNNNNNNNNNNNNNNNNNNNNNNNNNNNNNNNNNNNNNNNNNNNNNNNNNNNNNNNNNNNNNNNNNNNNNNNNNNNNNNNNNNNNNNNNNNNNNNNNNNNNNNNNNNNNNNNNNNNNNNNNNNNNNNNNNNNNNNNNNNNNNNNNNNNNNNNNNNNNNNNNNNNNNNNNNNNNNNNNNNNNNNNNNNNNNNNNNNNNNNNNNNNNNNNNNNNNNNNNNNNNNNNNNNNNNNNNNNNNNNNNNNNNNNNNNNNNNNNNNNNNNNNNNNNNNNNNNNNNNNNNNNNNNNNNNNNNNNNNNNNNNNNNNNNNNNNNNNNNNNNNNNNNNNNNNNNNNNNNNNNNNNNNNNNNNNNNNNNNNNNNNNNNNNNNNNNNNNNNNNNNNNNNNNNNNNNNNNNNNNNNNNNNNNNNNNNNNNNNNNNNNNNNNNNNNNNNNNNNNNNNNNNNNNNNNNNNNNNNNNNNNNNNNNNNNNNNNNNNNNNNNNNNNNNNNNNNNNNNNNNNNNNNNNNNNNNNNNNNNNNNNNNNNNNNNNNNNNNNNNNNNNNNNNNNNNNNNNNNNNNNNNNNNNNNNNNNNNNNNNNNNNNNNNNNNNNNNNNNNNNNNNNNNNNNNNNNNNNNNNNNNNNNNNNNNNNNNNNNNNNNNNNNNNNNNNNNNNNNNNNNNNNNNNNNNNNNNNNNNNNNNNNNNNNNNNNNNNNNNNNNNNNNNNNNNNNNNNNNNNNNNNNNNNNNNNNNNNNNNNNNNNNNNNNNNNNNNNNNNNNNNNNNNNNNNNNNNNNNNNNNNNNNNNNNNNNNNNNNNNNNNNNNNNNNNNNNNNNNNNNNNNNNNNNNNNNNNNNNNNNNNNNNNNNNNNNNNNNNNNNNNNNNNNNNNNNNNNNNNNNNNNNNNNNNNNNNNNNNNNNNNNNNNNNNNNNNNNNNNNNNNNNNNNNNNNNNNNNNNNNNNNNNNNNNNNNNNNNNNNNNNNNNNNNNNNNNNNNNNNNNNNNNNNNNNNNNNNNNNNNNNNNNNNNNNNNNNNNNNNNNNNNNNNNNNNNNNNNNNNNNNNNNNNNNNNNNNNNNNNNNNNNNNNNNNNNNNNNNNNNNNNNNNNNNNNNNNNNNNNNNNNNNNNNNNNNNNNNNNNNNNNNNNNNNNNNNNNNNNNNNNNNNNNNNNNNNNNNNNNNNNNNNNNNNNNNNNNNNNNNNNNNNNNNNNNNNNNNNNNNNNNNNNNNNNNNNNNNNNNNNNNNNNNNNNNNNNNNNNNNNNNNNNNNNNNNNNNNNNNNNNNNNNNNNNNNNNNNNNNNNNNNNNNNNNNNNNNNNNNNNNNNNNNNNNNNNNNNNNNNNNNNNNNNNNNNNNNNNNNNNNNNNNNNNNNNNNNNNNNNNNNNNNNNNNNNNNNNNNNNNNNNNNNNNNNNNNNNNNNNNNNNNNNNNNNNNNNNNNNNNNNNNNNNNNNNNNNNNNNNNNNNNNNNNNNNNNNNNNNNNNNNNNNNNNNNNNNNNNNNNNNNNNNNNNNNNNNNNNNNNNNNNNNNNNNNNNNNNNNNNNNNNNNNNNNNNNNNNNNNNNNNNNNNNNNNNNNNNNNNNNNNNNNNNNNNNNNNNNNNNNNNNNNNNNNNNNNNNNNNNNNNNNNNNNNNNNNNNNNNNNNNNNNNNNNNNNNNNNNNNNNNNNNNNNNNNNNNNNNNNNNNNNNNNNNNNNNNNNNNNNNNNNNNNNNNNNNNNNNNNNNNNNNNNNNNNNNNNNNNNNNNNNNNNNNNNNNNNNNNNNNNNNNNNNNNNNNNNNNNNNNNNNNNNNNNNNNNNNNNNNNNNNNNNNNNNNNNNNNNNNNNNNNNNNNNNNNNNNNNNNNNNNNNNNNNNNNNNNNNNNNNNNNNNNNNNNNNNNNNNNNNNNNNNNNNNNNNNNNNNNNNNNNNNNNNNNNNNNNNNNNNNNNNNNNNNNNNNNNNNNNNNNNNNNNNNNNNNNNNNNNNNNNNNNNNNNNNNNNNNNNNNNNNNNNNNNNNNNNNNNNNNNNNNNNNNNNNNNNNNNNNNNNNNNNNNNNNNNNNNNNNNNNNNNNNNNNNNNNNNNNNNNNNNNNNNN
The genomic region above belongs to Ficedula albicollis isolate OC2 chromosome 4, FicAlb1.5, whole genome shotgun sequence and contains:
- the RXFP1 gene encoding relaxin receptor 1 codes for the protein MTPNCCFYMVLLIGTKVICDSLEDHVSGAETRCPVGYFPCGNITKCLPQQLHCNGEDNCGNRADEDNCEDNNGWSLQFDKHYTKDKYNKLKSLAFQTKTPECLAGDVPAECTCQGLEVFCDAAKLRAVPSVSSNITIMSLQRNLLRKLSADVFKKYQDLKNLYLQNNKIRAVSEHAFKGLHNLTKLYLSNNKITNLEPFVFADLHRLEWLIIENNRINRIYPLTFYGLKSLILLEMMNNSLARLPDKPLCQYMPRLKWLDLEGNHIHHVKNATFISCNTLTVLVMRQNKISSLDENSFSSLQMLDELDLASNKIESLPPYIFKELKELSQLNLSYNPIKKIQIDQFDFLIKLKSLSLEGIEIANIQRRMFRPLRNLSHIYFKKFQYCGYAPHVRSCKPNTDGISSLENLLASIIQRVFVWVVSAITCFGNIFVICMRPYIRSENKLHAISIVSLCCADCLMGIYLFVIGAFDLKYRGEYNKHAQLWMDSIHCQLVGSLAILSTEVSVLLLTYLTLEKYICIVYPFRCLKPRKCRTISILVLIWIIGFAVAFIPLSNKEFFRNYYGTNGVCFPLHSEQSESSGSQIYSVVIFLGVNLAAFIIIVFSYGSMFYSVHQTAIMATEIRNHIKKEMILAKRFFFIVFTDALCWIPIFILKLLSLLRVEIPGTITSWVVIFILPINSALNPLLYTLTTRPFKEMIHQVWYNYRQRRSQRGKGSQKPYGPSFIWVEMWPMHEITPKVTKPVLCTDSSDASVTTQSTRLNSYT